A single region of the Salvia splendens isolate huo1 chromosome 18, SspV2, whole genome shotgun sequence genome encodes:
- the LOC121776397 gene encoding BTB/POZ domain-containing protein DOT3-like isoform X1, with the protein MEISMEQTLATNSDGITSEEDRRVIVPSKFIAAEADCGFEKKEHSWLAMSQIPTDLSIQVQEITFYVHKYPLISKCGYFSRIELRPQISDACCDVKLDNFPGGAETFEIILKFCYGLPISLNVSNVAALRCASEFLEMTEALEDGNLISKTEAFFTFVVLSSWGDSIAVLKSCETLSPWTENLQIVRRCCDTIVWKITGETSTVGGLVNGEKWWFNDVSTLRIDYFTRIITGLKAKGLKPEIIGSCIIRYKEYWLPSTELERETAGSTNNGRREIQWKIISGRKQEEDIGPTKEQRLMVESLVSLLPPEKEAVPCKFLLKMLKMALLYSASPAIISELEKRAGLVLEGADVNDLLIPSYAAGDQGKLVDSTEEKTMHNTEIVQRILEYFLMYEQQQLQQQLSGPLAISKLLDSYLAEIARDPKLPVTKFLFLAQSLPENARTSDDGLYRAIDTYLKTHPSLPDHERRRLCKVMNCGKLSLDACAHAAQNDRLPLRTMIEVLFAEQMKIRAAIQGSGQTETADKSDLESNASATNKEVNTLKIELEKVKLQMTELQSDHSELQKQYKKQKPKQRNSSAWKVGWRKIRKSALFSLKAEEEETDERQNRPSQSRRSGLLRRRRQSVS; encoded by the exons ATGGAAATTTCTATGGAACAGACCCTAGCAACCAACTCGGATGGTATCACCTCAGAAGAGGATCGACGGGTAATAGTTCCCTCAAAATTCATTGCAGCAGAAGCAGACTGCGGTTTTGAGAAGAAAGAACATTCATG GCTTGCCATGTCTCAGATTCCAACAGATCTGTCAATTCAAGTTCAAGAAATCACCTTCTACGTTCACAAG TATCCACTGATCTCCAAGTGCGGCTACTTCAGCCGAATAGAGCTCCGGCCACAGATTTCAGATGCATGCTGCGATGTCAAGCTTGATAACTTTCCTGGTGGTGCTGAAACATTTGAAATCATATTGAAATTCTGCTACGGCCTCCCTATAAGTTTGAATGTAAGTAACGTAGCAGCCCTAAGATGTGCATCAGAGTTTCTTGAAATGACAGAGGCACTGGAAGATGGGAACCTGATCTCCAAGACCGAAGCTTTCTTTACATTTGTAGTCCTCTCTTCATGGGGAGATTCCATCGCTGTCCTTAAATCATGTGAAACACTGTCCCCATGGACGGAGAACCTTCAAATTGTCCGAAGATGCTGCGACACAATAGTTTGGAAGATTACCGGAGAAACTTCAACAGTAGGTGGTCTAGTAAATGGGGAAAAGTGGTGGTTCAATGATGTGAGCACTCTACGCATAGACTACTTCACGAGGATCATAACAGGACTCAAGGCAAAAGGGCTGAAACCTGAGATTATAGGTTCATGTATCATCCGATACAAGGAGTACTGGTTGCCAAGCACAGAGCTTGAGAGAGAAACAGCTGGGAGCACTAACAATGGAAGACGCGAGATACAATGGAAAATCATAAGTGGAAGAAAGCAGGAAGAGGACATTGGACCAACAAAGGAGCAGCGGTTGATGGTGGAGAGCCTAGTAAGCTTACTGCCTCCGGAGAAAGAAGCAGTCCCTTGTAAGTTCCTTCTAAAGATGCTAAAGATGGCATTACTCTACTCGGCATCCCCAGCAATAATTTCAGAGCTTGAAAAACGAGCTGGTTTGGTGTTAGAAGGTGCAGATGTGAATGATCTTCTAATACCTAGTTATGCAGCAGGTGATCAAGGGAAGCTGGTAGA CTCCACTGAAGAGAAAACTATGCACAACACAGAGATTGTGCAAAGGATTTTGGAATATTTTTTGATGTATGAACAGCAGCAGCTGCAACAACAGCTTTCTGGACCGTTGGCCATAAGCAAACTTCTAGACAGCTACCTAGCAGAAATTGCAAGAGATCCTAAGCTTCCAGTTACCAAGTTTCTGTTTTTAGCTCAGTCCTTGCCGGAAAATGCTCGGACAAGTGATGACGGCCTCTACAGAGCCATTGACACCTATCTCAAG ACTCACCCATCACTACCAGATCACGAACGAAGGAGACTATGCAAAGTCATGAATTGTGGGAAGCTTTCATTAGATGCATGTGCACATGCAGCACAAAATGATAGGCTGCCACTGAGAACCATGATTGAG GTCTTATTCGCAGAGCAAATGAAAATAAGAGCGGCTATACAAGGAAGTGGTCAGACAGAAACTGCTGATAAATCGGATCTGGAGAGTAATGCATCAGCAACAAACAAAGAAGTCAACACCCTCAAAATAGAACTTGAGAAAGTGAAATTGCAAATGACTGAACTGCAAAGTGATCACTCAGAGTTACAAAAACAATACAAAAAGCAGAAACCCAAACAAAGGAACTCATCAGCTTGGAAAGTTGGGTGGCGGAAAATCAGAAAGTCTGCCCTATTCAGTTTGAAAGCAGAGGAGGAAGAAACTGATGAGAGACAAAACAGACCAAGCCAAAGTCGCAGAAGTGGCTTACTCCGCAGGCGCAGGCAATCAGTATCATGA
- the LOC121776397 gene encoding BTB/POZ domain-containing protein DOT3-like isoform X2, with translation MEISMEQTLATNSDGITSEEDRRVIVPSKFIAAEADCGFEKKEHSWLAMSQIPTDLSIQVQEITFYVHKYPLISKCGYFSRIELRPQISDACCDVKLDNFPGGAETFEIILKFCYGLPISLNVSNVAALRCASEFLEMTEALEDGNLISKTEAFFTFVVLSSWGDSIAVLKSCETLSPWTENLQIVRRCCDTIVWKITGETSTVGGLVNGEKWWFNDVSTLRIDYFTRIITGLKAKGLKPEIIGSCIIRYKEYWLPSTELERETAGSTNNGRREIQWKIISGRKQEEDIGPTKEQRLMVESLVSLLPPEKEAVPCKFLLKMLKMALLYSASPAIISELEKRAGLVLEGADVNDLLIPSYAAGDQGKLVDSTEEKTMHNTEIVQRILEYFLMYEQQQLQQQLSGPLAISKLLDSYLAEIARDPKLPVTKFLFLAQSLPENARTSDDGLYRAIDTYLKTHPSLPDHERRRLCKVMNCGKLSLDACAHAAQNDRLPLRTMIEMAPRSYSQSK, from the exons ATGGAAATTTCTATGGAACAGACCCTAGCAACCAACTCGGATGGTATCACCTCAGAAGAGGATCGACGGGTAATAGTTCCCTCAAAATTCATTGCAGCAGAAGCAGACTGCGGTTTTGAGAAGAAAGAACATTCATG GCTTGCCATGTCTCAGATTCCAACAGATCTGTCAATTCAAGTTCAAGAAATCACCTTCTACGTTCACAAG TATCCACTGATCTCCAAGTGCGGCTACTTCAGCCGAATAGAGCTCCGGCCACAGATTTCAGATGCATGCTGCGATGTCAAGCTTGATAACTTTCCTGGTGGTGCTGAAACATTTGAAATCATATTGAAATTCTGCTACGGCCTCCCTATAAGTTTGAATGTAAGTAACGTAGCAGCCCTAAGATGTGCATCAGAGTTTCTTGAAATGACAGAGGCACTGGAAGATGGGAACCTGATCTCCAAGACCGAAGCTTTCTTTACATTTGTAGTCCTCTCTTCATGGGGAGATTCCATCGCTGTCCTTAAATCATGTGAAACACTGTCCCCATGGACGGAGAACCTTCAAATTGTCCGAAGATGCTGCGACACAATAGTTTGGAAGATTACCGGAGAAACTTCAACAGTAGGTGGTCTAGTAAATGGGGAAAAGTGGTGGTTCAATGATGTGAGCACTCTACGCATAGACTACTTCACGAGGATCATAACAGGACTCAAGGCAAAAGGGCTGAAACCTGAGATTATAGGTTCATGTATCATCCGATACAAGGAGTACTGGTTGCCAAGCACAGAGCTTGAGAGAGAAACAGCTGGGAGCACTAACAATGGAAGACGCGAGATACAATGGAAAATCATAAGTGGAAGAAAGCAGGAAGAGGACATTGGACCAACAAAGGAGCAGCGGTTGATGGTGGAGAGCCTAGTAAGCTTACTGCCTCCGGAGAAAGAAGCAGTCCCTTGTAAGTTCCTTCTAAAGATGCTAAAGATGGCATTACTCTACTCGGCATCCCCAGCAATAATTTCAGAGCTTGAAAAACGAGCTGGTTTGGTGTTAGAAGGTGCAGATGTGAATGATCTTCTAATACCTAGTTATGCAGCAGGTGATCAAGGGAAGCTGGTAGA CTCCACTGAAGAGAAAACTATGCACAACACAGAGATTGTGCAAAGGATTTTGGAATATTTTTTGATGTATGAACAGCAGCAGCTGCAACAACAGCTTTCTGGACCGTTGGCCATAAGCAAACTTCTAGACAGCTACCTAGCAGAAATTGCAAGAGATCCTAAGCTTCCAGTTACCAAGTTTCTGTTTTTAGCTCAGTCCTTGCCGGAAAATGCTCGGACAAGTGATGACGGCCTCTACAGAGCCATTGACACCTATCTCAAG ACTCACCCATCACTACCAGATCACGAACGAAGGAGACTATGCAAAGTCATGAATTGTGGGAAGCTTTCATTAGATGCATGTGCACATGCAGCACAAAATGATAGGCTGCCACTGAGAACCATGATTGAG ATGGCACCCAGGTCTTATTCGCAGAGCAAATGA
- the LOC121776399 gene encoding uncharacterized protein LOC121776399 produces the protein MGSRLGRRVVNFANLPIKLLMPSSFTNITEIALKTIPSASKIEIKRVLESLYGFEVEKVQTLNMDGKKKKYGGIVIARPDYKKAYVTLRSPLSINPELFPIPVVEEDRKRKTKQSKSSIVEDPEAVKKSHWLDSARDNRRYKTPEGQTFGRRGKGADQKAADGAQVKFPWSSMTSFGRR, from the exons ATGGGAAGCCGACTGGGGAGAAGAGTTGTGAACTTCGCGAATCTTCCAATCAAACTTCTCATGCCCTCATCTTTTACCAACATTACTGAAATTGCGCTGAAGACAATCCCCTCAGCTTCTAAG ATCGAGATTAAGAGGGTCCTGGAGTCGTTGTACGGATTCGAGGTGGAGAAAGTGCAGACGCTTAATATGgatgggaagaagaagaaatacGGAGGGATAGTGATCGCGAGGCCTGATTACAAGAAGGCTTACGTCACGCTCCGGAGCCCGCTGTCGATCAATCCGGAACTTTTCCCAATTCCGGTTGTCGAGGAGGACAGGAAGAGGAAGACGAAGCAGTCGAAATCGAGCATTGTCGAAGATCCGGAAGCTGTGAAGAAGTCGCACTGGCTCGACTCTGCGCGGGATAATCGGAGGTATAAGACGCCGGAGGGGCAGACGTTTGGGCGTCGTGGGAAGGGCGCCGATCAGAAGGCGGCCGATGGAGCTCAGGTGAAGTTTCCATGGAGCAGCATGACCTCTTTTGGGAGGAGGTAA